Genomic DNA from Methanomassiliicoccales archaeon:
TCTATAGATGAATTAAAAGCTCTACGAGATATATGTGTAGATAATGATATCTTTTGCTTTACCGATGAAATATATGAATATTTTGTCTATGATGATAGGAAACATATTTCTCCTGCTTCGATAGAGGGTATGTCAGAAAGGACCATTACCATTTCTGGTTACTCAAAATCATTTAGTATAACTGGATGGAGAGTAGGCTATGTCCATTGTCATGAGAGATGGAAAAATACTATTGGTTATGTCAATGACCTAATAAACGTATGTACCCCAACTCCTTTCCAAATCGCGGTGGCTAAAGGTATAGAGGAGCTTCCCCAATCTTATTACACTGGAATTTGCAAAGATTATGCTATAAAAAGGCAAATGATGTTGGAGGCTTGCCTCAATGCTGGTTTGAAGGCCTATAAGCCAGAAGGTGCGTATTATGTTTTAGCAGATGTCTCGGGAGTCCCAGGAAAAACGGCTAAGGACAAAGCGATGTATATTTTAAATCGAACAGGTGTAGCAGCTGTCCCAGCAACAGCATTTTTCCCAGACAAGACAGGTGACACGATGGTAAGATTCTGTTTTGCAAAAAGGGATAACGTTTTAAAGGAAGCGTGCGAAAGATTACAGAAGCTGAACGATTAGCTTTTTTTAACACAGTTTCTATGAGATCCTGTCTCGCTCATCTAAACAAAATATAAAAAATAATAGGATAAGAAATTTAAAAAATGAATTATTGCATTTTGAAATTATATTTTAACTTAATATTTTATTAATAAGATAATATTAAAAATATAATTTTTATTTACTATATTAAATACATGATTTTATCTTAAATCGTTCAATGACATGAAATCATCGCCACACCATACATGTAACTCCTCTGAGCTTTTTTTAACTGATCCTTTGCAGAATTTATCTGCTCGAACCCATCTCGAAAGGCCCTCCATCATCTGCCATAACTCATAAGGCATATCAGGCTCAAAATAGCCCATCTTATGCAGTAACAATTTTGTTTCTTGTTTTGGGCTCTCAATCCAAATTGGATCATGATTACAATTTAAAATGAAATCTTGAATCATTCGAGTAGCTATTCCCCTTCGACGGTACTCGGGACATACATATAGTTGCGAAAGGACCATTGGAAAATGTACCTTTTCGTGGGCATATTTGGAAAATTCGTGACGAGGTTCTATAAAA
This window encodes:
- a CDS encoding aminotransferase class I/II-fold pyridoxal phosphate-dependent enzyme, which translates into the protein MKLSGSERSKIMTHSDIRAMTIECARLGGINLAQGVCDLDIPPIVVEAAKKAIDDGWNTYTRYDGLPVLREAIAKKVRSFNGLEADAEKNIICSEGTTGAMFATCMALLNPGDEVIIPAPYYQYHVFTIQMCGAIPVTPKLGPPPEWRFDADTIQESITSKTKAIIINTPSNPAGKVYSIDELKALRDICVDNDIFCFTDEIYEYFVYDDRKHISPASIEGMSERTITISGYSKSFSITGWRVGYVHCHERWKNTIGYVNDLINVCTPTPFQIAVAKGIEELPQSYYTGICKDYAIKRQMMLEACLNAGLKAYKPEGAYYVLADVSGVPGKTAKDKAMYILNRTGVAAVPATAFFPDKTGDTMVRFCFAKRDNVLKEACERLQKLND
- a CDS encoding GNAT family N-acetyltransferase, with protein sequence MFEIGLEDVKCSIIEVKSEDLCKNSLTPLQHTNSLNLHLSTVRDYKDRFILKYLQTRARVENPGFVFFKYKKEKAKLAWIDNSMSKEPVGYYIFIEPRHEFSKYAHEKVHFPMVLSQLYVCPEYRRRGIATRMIQDFILNCNHDPIWIESPKQETKLLLHKMGYFEPDMPYELWQMMEGLSRWVRADKFCKGSVKKSSEELHVWCGDDFMSLNDLR